One part of the Aliivibrio fischeri ATCC 7744 = JCM 18803 = DSM 507 genome encodes these proteins:
- a CDS encoding HU family DNA-binding protein → MNKTQLIDAIAEKADLSKAQAKAALEATLEGVTGALKDGEQVQLIGFGTFKVNNRAARTGRNPKTGEEIQIKAAKVPAFVAGKALKESVN, encoded by the coding sequence ATGAATAAAACCCAGTTAATTGATGCTATTGCTGAAAAAGCAGACCTATCAAAAGCACAAGCAAAAGCAGCTCTTGAAGCGACTCTAGAAGGCGTAACTGGCGCTCTTAAAGATGGCGAGCAAGTTCAACTTATTGGCTTTGGTACTTTTAAAGTTAACAACCGCGCTGCGCGCACTGGTCGCAACCCTAAGACTGGTGAAGAGATTCAAATCAAAGCGGCTAAAGTTCCTGCATTTGTTGCAGGTAAAGCACTGAAAGAATCAGTAAACTAA
- a CDS encoding DUF1481 domain-containing protein: MKRILSTLLLSTFLFGCSSNPSDEQRIKSVTLTGGQIQGDATSYYWYTRRLQQPIVASDYVTMGDYGWYKTTYRWEKETLVEAVREGEMLDSESELIPYSMHIRYNGNGEAVYQRYDKDGRILPLMPAQLTQFQDQSKYLVTKVEALNKDDIKLFQGEWDGETFYSCDGKQYDQLEFNQILPNFVVARLSGLDSFISFLGQETRRDKNELKMSELLLLTDDSYSCVERPELIED, encoded by the coding sequence ATGAAGCGCATTCTATCTACTTTACTTCTATCTACTTTTCTTTTTGGCTGTTCGTCTAATCCATCTGATGAACAACGCATCAAATCTGTTACATTAACCGGTGGTCAAATCCAAGGTGATGCAACAAGTTATTATTGGTATACCCGTCGTTTACAGCAACCTATTGTAGCATCTGATTATGTCACTATGGGTGATTATGGTTGGTATAAAACTACTTATCGTTGGGAAAAAGAAACTCTTGTTGAAGCTGTCCGTGAAGGAGAAATGCTTGATTCTGAGAGTGAGTTAATCCCTTATTCTATGCATATTCGCTATAACGGTAATGGTGAGGCTGTTTATCAACGTTATGATAAAGATGGGCGTATTTTGCCATTAATGCCAGCTCAATTAACACAATTTCAAGATCAATCTAAATATTTGGTCACTAAGGTTGAAGCTCTAAATAAAGACGATATTAAATTATTCCAAGGTGAATGGGATGGTGAGACTTTTTACTCTTGTGATGGTAAACAATACGATCAATTAGAGTTTAACCAAATACTACCTAATTTCGTGGTGGCAAGATTATCTGGCTTGGATAGTTTTATTTCATTTTTAGGCCAAGAAACTCGTAGAGATAAAAATGAGTTAAAGATGTCTGAACTATTACTATTAACAGATGATAGTTATTCATGTGTAGAGCGTCCGGAATTGATTGAAGATTAA
- the purD gene encoding phosphoribosylamine--glycine ligase yields the protein MNVLIIGAGGREHALGWKAAQNPNVETVFIAPGNAGTALEPKLENVAIDVEDVAALVAFAKEKAIELTIVGPEAPLVIGVVDAFREAGLPIFGPTKAAAQLEGSKAFTKDFLARHDIPTGSYANFTEIEPALAYVREQGAPIVVKADGLAAGKGVIVAMTLEEAEDAIKDMLAGNAFGEAGSRVVIEEFLEGEEASFIVMVDGASVLPMATSQDHKRVGDKDTGPNTGGMGAYSPAPVVTPEIHNRILEEVIYPTVRGMDAEGAPYTGFLYAGLMIDAEGTPKVIEYNCRFGDPETQPIMMRMESDLVELCLMAIDEKLDEAESKWDPRASIGVVLAAGGYPGDYAKGDVISLPSEEVEGQKIFHAGTTNNNAGDVVTNGGRVLCATALGNTVSEAQERAYQLAKQVSWNGMFHRNDIGYRAIARELETK from the coding sequence ATGAACGTATTGATCATTGGCGCAGGCGGCAGAGAGCATGCTTTAGGTTGGAAAGCAGCACAAAACCCAAATGTTGAAACAGTATTCATCGCCCCTGGTAATGCAGGTACAGCACTTGAACCAAAGCTAGAAAACGTCGCTATTGATGTTGAAGATGTTGCAGCTCTTGTTGCTTTTGCGAAAGAAAAAGCAATCGAACTGACCATCGTTGGTCCTGAAGCACCATTAGTTATTGGCGTTGTTGATGCATTTCGTGAAGCTGGTCTTCCTATCTTTGGACCAACTAAAGCAGCTGCTCAACTTGAAGGTTCTAAAGCGTTCACCAAAGATTTCCTTGCTCGTCATGATATCCCAACGGGTTCTTATGCAAACTTCACTGAAATTGAACCTGCATTAGCTTACGTTCGTGAACAAGGTGCACCTATCGTTGTTAAAGCTGACGGTCTTGCCGCAGGTAAAGGCGTTATCGTTGCAATGACACTTGAAGAAGCCGAAGATGCTATCAAAGATATGCTGGCAGGCAATGCATTTGGTGAAGCAGGTAGCCGTGTTGTTATCGAAGAATTCCTTGAAGGTGAAGAAGCCAGTTTCATTGTAATGGTGGATGGTGCAAGCGTACTTCCTATGGCAACAAGCCAAGATCACAAACGCGTAGGCGACAAAGACACAGGTCCAAATACTGGTGGTATGGGTGCATACTCTCCAGCTCCTGTTGTAACTCCTGAAATTCATAATCGTATTCTTGAAGAAGTTATCTACCCTACAGTGCGTGGCATGGATGCAGAAGGTGCACCTTATACAGGTTTCCTTTACGCAGGCCTTATGATCGATGCAGAAGGTACACCAAAAGTAATCGAATACAACTGTCGCTTTGGTGATCCAGAAACACAACCTATCATGATGCGTATGGAGTCAGACCTTGTTGAGCTTTGTCTAATGGCTATCGACGAGAAATTGGATGAAGCAGAATCTAAATGGGACCCACGAGCTTCTATCGGTGTTGTTCTTGCTGCTGGTGGGTATCCAGGAGATTACGCAAAAGGTGATGTTATTTCGCTGCCTTCTGAAGAAGTTGAAGGTCAAAAAATCTTCCATGCAGGCACCACAAATAACAATGCTGGTGATGTTGTGACAAACGGTGGTCGCGTACTTTGTGCTACCGCATTAGGTAATACCGTATCAGAAGCTCAAGAGCGAGCTTATCAGCTTGCTAAACAAGTAAGTTGGAATGGAATGTTCCATCGTAATGATATTGGTTACCGTGCTATTGCTCGTGAATTAGAAACCAAATAG
- a CDS encoding CNNM domain-containing protein, with amino-acid sequence MLILSIYIAISIGVSFICSVLEAILLSISPSYLAKLRQENHPAAPRLTALKDNVDRPLSSILTLNTIAHTAGAAASGAQASIVFGSEWLGVFSAFLTFAILLFSEIVPKTIGATYWRQLAPMAATMLHWMVLLLSPVVWMSEQITKRLSRGHQAPKLRDEITAMATLAKENGEFAEGESKILNNILNIQDVPVTQVMTPRTVLFRVNAEMTVEQFLEKHSDTPFSRPLVYSEDSDNIIGFTHRLELFSAMRKGQGERPLGAMMRPIQVVISTSTLPKAFEQLMKHRAQLALVIDEYGTVQGLLTLEDIFEYMVGEEIIDEADKTTDMQQLAQQRWTNWKNKHGVIDNTDAEEEEKE; translated from the coding sequence ATGTTAATTTTATCCATCTATATAGCCATTTCTATTGGTGTTTCTTTCATTTGTTCGGTATTAGAAGCGATTCTTCTTAGTATCAGCCCAAGCTACCTTGCAAAATTACGACAAGAAAACCACCCCGCTGCACCTCGACTAACAGCATTAAAAGATAATGTTGATCGCCCTTTATCATCAATTTTAACGCTAAACACGATAGCTCACACCGCAGGTGCTGCAGCATCGGGTGCTCAAGCATCAATTGTTTTTGGTAGTGAATGGTTAGGTGTTTTTTCAGCTTTCCTAACTTTTGCCATTCTACTGTTCTCTGAAATTGTTCCAAAAACAATCGGAGCAACTTACTGGCGTCAACTTGCTCCGATGGCAGCGACAATGCTTCATTGGATGGTGCTATTGCTAAGCCCAGTAGTTTGGATGTCAGAACAAATTACAAAACGACTTTCTCGTGGTCATCAAGCACCTAAATTGCGTGATGAAATTACAGCTATGGCAACATTAGCAAAAGAAAATGGTGAGTTTGCGGAAGGTGAATCAAAAATATTAAACAACATTCTTAATATTCAAGATGTACCTGTTACCCAAGTAATGACACCAAGAACGGTATTATTTCGTGTTAACGCTGAGATGACGGTTGAACAGTTCTTAGAAAAGCACTCAGATACACCGTTTTCGCGTCCATTAGTTTACAGTGAAGATAGTGATAACATCATCGGCTTCACTCACCGCTTAGAACTTTTCTCAGCAATGCGTAAAGGGCAAGGTGAACGACCTCTTGGTGCGATGATGCGTCCAATTCAGGTTGTTATCAGTACGTCAACACTACCAAAAGCTTTTGAGCAACTAATGAAGCACAGAGCACAACTGGCATTAGTTATTGACGAATACGGTACCGTTCAAGGCTTATTAACACTAGAAGATATCTTTGAATATATGGTCGGCGAAGAAATTATCGATGAAGCAGACAAAACTACCGATATGCAACAACTTGCTCAACAACGTTGGACAAATTGGAAGAATAAACACGGTGTAATCGATAATACCGATGCTGAAGAAGAAGAAAAAGAATAA